The Solanum pennellii chromosome 11, SPENNV200 genome contains a region encoding:
- the LOC107004648 gene encoding pentatricopeptide repeat-containing protein At5g39680 yields the protein MFLTSNVHRAPLHVSVSSLSQLNSQIVFSVKYAVKLLKKLADDGNFKLGKVVHALLIVSNHASENHVIQNNCLINLYSRCGQLAIARHIFNRLRQRNIVSWGTLMTGYLHNGFTWEVPKLLKDMVSVDNLFPNEYVLSTVLSSCSNGGLVHEGRQCHALVLKSGLVFHQYVKNALLSLYTMSSDMEGVLEILKSVPGSSNITDNVVLKGFLDHGYTNEALDVFSRMLSEGSVGDKISYVNIFGLCARLKDLKLGQQVHCRMLKSGLQLDVFLSSAVMDMYGKCGEILGARCIFYSYPDHNVVSWTTILAANFQNECFEEALKMFLQMELQDVVPNEYTFAVLLHSCAGLSALGCGKTLHARVEKMGHGTFVVVGNALINMYVRSGHIEAARALFSNMICRDTVTWNLIISGFSHHGLGEDALYMFQDMLAAKEQPNYVTFIGVLLACGHLGRIEEGFYYLQHLMRDFGLEPGLEHYTCVIGLLGKAGKLDEAEKFMRSTPITWDVIAWRTLLNACNIHRNYGLGQKVADHLLQLNPNDVGTYILLSNMHAKVKRWDGVAKMRKLLRERNIKKEPGLSWTEIRNETHMFVSDDTQHPETAQIHEKVRKLLAEIKPLGYVPDTDSVLHDVEQEQQEGYLSYHSEKLAVAYALMKTPSQAPIHVIKNLRICDDCHSALKLISKVTMRMIVVRDVNRFHSFQNGFCSCADYW from the coding sequence ATGTTTTTGACAAGCAATGTCCACCGTGCTCCTCTGCATGTGAGTGTGTCTTCTCTATCCCAATTAAACTCCCAAATTGTCTTTTCTGTGAAGTACGCTGTAAAGTTGTTGAAAAAGTTAGCTGATGATGGGAACTTCAAATTGGGAAAAGTTGTCCATGCGCTTCTTATTGTGTCTAATCATGCCTCAGAAAACCACGTAATTCAGAATAATTGTCTCATTAATCTCTACTCAAGGTGTGGACAACTTGCTATTGCTCGGCACATATTCAACAGATTGCGGCAACGAAATATAGTTTCTTGGGGCACTTTAATGACAGGATATTTGCACAATGGGTTTACTTGGGAAGTACCCAAATTGTTGAAAGACATGGTTTCAGTGGATAATttatttccaaatgagtatgtcTTGTCTACTGTACTTTCTTCTTGTTCTAATGGTGGTTTGGTACACGAAGGGCGGCAGTGTCATGCATTAGTGTTGAAATCAGGATTAGTGTTTCATCAGTATGTGAAGAATGCTCTTCTATCCTTGTATACAATGTCTTCAGATATGGAAGGGGTTCTGGAAATCTTGAAGTCTGTTCCAGGATCAAGCAACATTACTGATAATGTTGTACTAAAGGGCTTCTTGGATCATGGGTATACAAATGAAGCATTGGATGTCTTCTCAAGGATGTTGTCTGAGGGCTCGGTGGGGGACAAAATCAGCTATGTGAATATATTTGGTCTTTGTGCTCGTCTCAAGGATTTGAAATTGGGTCAGCAAGTTCATTGCAGAATGTTGAAGTCAGGTCTTCAGCTCGATGTGTTTTTAAGCAGTGCAGTCATGGACATGTATGGAAAGTGTGGTGAAATTTTAGGTGCAAGATGTATCTTTTATTCTTATCCTGACCATAATGTGGTTTCTTGGACAACAATCTTGGCTGCAAATTTCCAAAATGAGTGCTTTGAGGAAGCCCTGAAAATGTTCTTACAAATGGAACTTCAGGATGTTGTGCCAAATGAATACACATTTGCAGTATTGTTGCATTCCTGTGCGGGTCTATCAGCACTTGGGTGTGGGAAAACATTACATGCACGTGTTGAGAAGATGGGACATGGAACTTTTGTCGTAGTGGGTAATGCTCTAATCAATATGTATGTTAGGAGTGGCCATATTGAAGCCGCTAGGGCCTTATTTTCAAACATGATATGTCGAGATACTGTTACTTGGAATTTGATAATATCAGGTTTCTCTCATCATGGGCTTGGTGAGGACGCATTGTATATGTTTCAGGACATGTTAGCTGCCAAAGAGCAACCAAACTATGTAACCTTTATCGGGGTTCTATTGGCTTGTGGACATTTGGGTAGGATAGAAGAAGGATTTTACTACTTACAGCATCTAATGAGAGACTTTGGCCTTGAACCTGGGTTGGAGCACTATACCTGTGTTATAGGGCTCCTAGGTAAAGCTGGTAAACTTGATGAGGCTGAGAAGTTCATGAGGTCGACACCAATCACATGGGATGTTATTGCTTGGCGTACTTTGCTAAATGCTTGTAACATCCACCGCAATTATGGTTTAGGACAGAAAGTGGCAGACCATTTATTACAATTGAACCCCAACGACGTGGGAACCTATATCTTGTTGTCCAATATGCATGCCAAGGTGAAAAGGTGGGATGGTGTAGCAAAGATGCGGAAGTTATTAAGAGAAAGGAACATAAAGAAAGAACCAGGATTGAGCTGGACTGAAATACGAAATGAAACTCATATGTTTGTTTCTGATGACACACAACATCCAGAGACAGCTCAAATCCATGAGAAGGTGAGAAAGTTGTTGGCTGAAATAAAACCATTAGGTTATGTTCCAGACACGGATTCTGTCTTGCATGATGTTGAGCAAGAACAACAAGAGGGTTATCTTAGTTACCACAGCGAAAAGCTGGCTGTCGCATATGCTCTCATGAAAACACCATCCCAAGCACCAATTCATGTTATTAAGAATCTCAGGATATGCGATGATTGCCATTCTGCTTTGAAGCTTATCTCAAAGGTCACAATGAGAATGATAGTTGTAAGAGATGTCAATCGATTCCACAGTTTTCAAAATGGGTTCTGTTCGTGTGCAGATTATTGGTGA